Genomic DNA from Telopea speciosissima isolate NSW1024214 ecotype Mountain lineage chromosome 2, Tspe_v1, whole genome shotgun sequence:
GCCATTAATGACTCATCATCCACAAATAAGGCAACTTAAGTAAATAATTTTTGGTCCCTTGTGTTTTTCCATTTGTGCTTGGCCCTAAAAACAGGGTTAGTTTTGACCCTTTCTTTTGGACTAAGAGGTACTtgatggggaaaaaaaagaaggaagaaatgcTCTGTTCTTATTTGTCCCATAAAATATTGTGTTCTTTGTCTTCCTCTTTTAGGATTTAAAAGAACAGAATCAAGATCCAGACTCTGATCGAAATTGGTCGGAATTGGCAAAAATGTGCCCTAGTTTCTAGAAATCCAATATGATCATATGTTAAAAGATTGGAAAGATATCCTCTCCGGAACGCCAACCCCTCCAGTGTGCATCCCACAACTAGAGACACTCAAGGTGCATGCTCGGGTGCTTCCAGCTTTTAGATGCATGTTGGAAATACCGATATcttctacttccgcctgcccccaTTTCTGTGTGCACCCTACGAGGTGCGCAAAGATCACCTTACCCCAGCTCAGACAACGCCCTCGGGCAAGGGCTAGCGTGCTGGAGAGGATCTAGGCCCGTGAAAGATCTCCTTGATACTCCAATTGACCCGGTTCAACAAatcataatatttttatttccctAACACTGATTAATTAATTTTGCATCTAGTAATCCCATTAATGACTCATCATCCACAAATTAGGCAACTTAAGTAAATAATTTGGTGGCATATAGTTTCCATTTTTTGCTTCAccttaaaaaaccctaaaaacaagGTTAACCGTTAACTTTAACACTTTCCGTTGGACTAAAGGTTTGAGTTGGTACTTGAACCGGTCTACTAACGGCAGTGTtttatccccaaaaaaaaaatacgaaCGGCAGTGCAGACCAATCCAGTgagaaagaaaggaatcaaaacaAATCacgtcaaaaaaaaaattataaagcaAATAAGATGAGATATGGACGGGTCAATGGGTCATGACTCGTGACATCAGTGGAAACGGaactcctttctttcttccttccttcttttggTGTATTCGCCGCCTTCTCGTGCGGTGCACCGTGCACGAGAGTAATTTAATTCACACTTCATAATTGtccattcctttttctctctttctccctctctctctctctctattcccttatttatttatgtttccaTGACAGATGTAACGACTcttcttgattccaagcaaagAAACAAGGAAAACCGTTCTTGGATCCTCTCTCTACATCTTCTACTCTTCCTTCTCTGTCTATGCTCTGTTCTGTTCCACCATGTCTTCGATTATGAGTTCGCAGGGAATGGTTTTAGCAACGGCCATGGCGGTTTCAGGTACTGTAATTCTCCTCGCTTTCTGCCGTCAAAAGCCTCTCTCAACTAACCAGTTCAGCGTTGATCAGAATTCCAACTCTTCACGGGGAATTTTACGATCCTGCATCTCTTCCGGTTCGTGGGTTTTCTgggttctctgttttttttttgtttttttacttatttttataattcaaGTTCTCTGCATTTGACTCTTCTCTGTTTGTTTGAATTCAGATGGTAAGAAgagagataagaagaagaaaaaggttcATTTCGCAGCTGATGTGGTAGATCCGATTGGAAATGGTGAGAATTTCAGGAAGGAGCATAACAAGAAGTCAATGATGTCAAATCGAATTTGCAGGTCTCAGAGCTACAGGGTTCAGGAAATGTCTTCAAATCGAATGGCTCTGTACAATGGAATTCTCAGGGATCGTGTGCAAACACAAAGGATGACCTGCTCCTACTAGATCTCTATTCAATTTTAGTTCATCTTGTGATTAGTATCTCTGATTATAGTTTTCTTAACAaagttttgtaaaaaaaaaatagaaatagtaGTTGATGTTGTCTTGGTCAGTTCATCGTTTGTGAATATAATAATTGCAATTTCTGTCTCTTCTGACTGCTGTGGAAAGAGACATTAAATCCTTAAAAAAGCCTTTGGGTTTTGGACTTTCGCTTCATCTGCAGAATTGGAATTTCTTTTTTCACGTTGAATCTTCAAAGCTTCTGCTCTACGCCTCTGCTTCCCACCGCCGTTCTGACTCTCGTTTGTTCGCCCGGTAATGGTTAAAATGGGTTTTGCGTCCGTGTATGTAGGAGTGTAGGTTACGTAGGCAGAAAACAACAAATGAATGCCTTTTGAAAAGAATCATTTCAGAGGATATAAAGGTCATTTTAGGAGAATGGAGGCGAGAGATAAACACAAACGGAGCGTTACTGTAACTGACACTTACCCACAAGAAAACATTCTTCTATTTATGttgtatgtatatatgtatgtatgtatgaataaatgtacatgtcttttaccttaaaaaaaaaaaaaaaaaaggggttatgTATGTATATGTATGTGTCTTTTGTGGGGATctcaggaagaaaaaaaaaaaaaagtgtcttttGTGGATAATAAGCCTTTGAACCCTTGAAAGGACTTgtggatc
This window encodes:
- the LOC122652270 gene encoding uncharacterized protein LOC122652270; protein product: MSSIMSSQGMVLATAMAVSGTVILLAFCRQKPLSTNQFSVDQNSNSSRGILRSCISSDGKKRDKKKKKVHFAADVVDPIGNGENFRKEHNKKSMMSNRICRSQSYRVQEMSSNRMALYNGILRDRVQTQRMTCSY